A single genomic interval of Chloracidobacterium validum harbors:
- a CDS encoding VWA domain-containing protein: MANRVMNYLCDLRLRLTVTLLLGMTLAGLPALPLRAQPAPQRPTAPQSAPQNLEDNDIIRITNVTVPVIVTDQDDRFISKLSKDDFEIYENKKKQKIESFEDKTDLPLFVAILMDTSASIKPKLKFQKEATISFLQTIIRRRKDQALFVTFDSTVQLRQDFTDDTNLLAKAITDVKASGDTALYDAVYRVCEEKMYNVPTPRKIIIIITDGADTASEHTLEEAIEIAQRYEVLIFGISTRNAGFFGTGAGMVAGEDDQELRKLCTRTGGDVAFPQKVIDLERAFQRIDQAARRYYLLSYEPQDPDTPGYRKIEVKVVTRKNVKVKARDGYLVRRRANSGGSSL; this comes from the coding sequence ATGGCCAATCGAGTGATGAACTATCTGTGCGACTTACGTTTGAGATTAACCGTCACCCTGCTGCTTGGGATGACGTTGGCCGGGCTTCCGGCGCTTCCCCTGCGAGCGCAACCGGCGCCGCAACGTCCAACGGCGCCCCAGTCCGCACCCCAGAACCTGGAAGACAATGACATCATCCGCATTACGAACGTCACCGTGCCAGTGATCGTGACCGATCAGGATGACCGCTTCATCAGCAAGCTGTCCAAGGATGACTTTGAAATCTACGAAAACAAGAAAAAGCAAAAGATTGAGTCGTTTGAAGACAAAACTGACCTGCCGCTGTTTGTTGCCATCCTCATGGACACCAGCGCCAGCATCAAGCCAAAGCTGAAGTTTCAAAAAGAGGCGACGATTTCGTTTCTTCAGACCATCATTCGGCGGCGCAAGGACCAGGCGCTCTTTGTGACCTTCGATTCAACCGTTCAGTTGCGGCAGGATTTCACGGATGACACAAACCTGCTGGCCAAGGCCATCACGGATGTCAAGGCGAGTGGTGATACGGCGCTCTATGACGCAGTGTACCGAGTTTGCGAAGAAAAGATGTACAACGTGCCGACGCCGCGCAAAATCATCATCATCATCACAGACGGCGCGGATACGGCGAGTGAACATACCCTGGAGGAAGCCATTGAGATTGCCCAGCGCTACGAAGTGCTGATCTTTGGCATCAGCACGCGAAATGCCGGTTTCTTTGGGACGGGCGCAGGGATGGTGGCTGGCGAAGACGACCAAGAACTGCGCAAGTTGTGCACGCGCACCGGTGGCGACGTTGCCTTTCCGCAGAAGGTCATTGACCTGGAGCGCGCCTTTCAGCGGATTGACCAGGCCGCGCGGCGCTATTATTTACTGTCCTACGAGCCACAAGACCCTGACACACCCGGTTATCGCAAGATTGAAGTCAAGGTCGTCACGCGCAAAAATGTCAAAGTCAAGGCGCGGGATGGCTATCTCGTCCGGCGGCGCGCAAACAGCGGTGGGTCGTCGTTGTGA